Sequence from the Phragmites australis chromosome 6, lpPhrAust1.1, whole genome shotgun sequence genome:
GCAGCATAACTGCTTAGACGTTGTCACAGGGAGATGCTATTCACTAGTGGAATTTTAACATGGCTCTGCTGTAGATAACCCTTGCATTATTTCGGTAGCATTAGGGTTCTACATGTTGCTGGAGATCTCAAATAAGATGATGGTGATTATTGCAATATGAAACGGAGAGTAGAGACAAAAAGATCTCTAATGTTTTCCTTTAGTGTAGAATGGAACTTAGGGCGTGTTTGGGAGAGCTATGGCTCCAAGAATTCTTGGAGTTCGAGCTGACGACAGACTAGGGATATTTAGATGAgctattttattctattttaaaaatagagGTTTAAACCTCTTCTCCGTCGACGTGGGTCACTGCCCATGAGGCtaaggaggtggtggcggcgatCCTGGCTAACCTGTTGGTCGCCTCGGGCACCAACTTCCTATCCATTCCGCTAGACAAGAGCGAGCAGACATTGCTATCGGAGGATGTCGTGCACAACCTGCTCTGTCGTATCAGCAATACCGGCCTGGCCATCGAGTGCAAGCTCCTCAACATCCTCGTTGGTCCCCGACGACTGTCACCGACGTCGTGTTCGCCATCCGGAGCTCCGGCTGTTGTATCTAATTGTGTCCTAATTCGCATAAACAATAGCCCTAACACGAGACACCTCGTTAGAGCGGAAGCATGATCAACTAACCTGAACCGGCAATGCCATTTGGGTGAATTGTGATGTAGACGTTCAAGCTGATGTAGATGTCACAGACGGTGGTCGTCAGTGTTGAGAGCGAGATTGATGCAGTGCCTAGGGTCATCAAAGCGTAGTCGTGATCGACGTCACTCCGCTGAGGCACCTCTGATGATTAGGTGGATCACGTGTGTGCGGGAGAAGCTAGACCCATCCCCTTATCTTTATAGGCACAGCACGGAACAAGAGCGACGGGTAGATCTCCATCAGCTGTGTGTCGCGCTTGGTTAAATCTTCCACTTGTGTACATATCATATATGTATTCTGTTGATTTGTTTGTATTAAGCGTTGATTGATTTAGTTTATTGATTTGGGTGCATTACATATCAGCTAGCACAACGAAGGGGCAGGTCAGTCATGTGCACAAGTACTTCTAACAGCAGTAGCCAATACACACTGCAACCGTAATCTCCCTTCTTTTCTGCAGCCGCTGCAATTGAGTAGTTCATTCAGTCCTATAATATACACGTAACAGTTCCAAGAATTTGGCCTAATCTAGCCCTCTTTTCCACTATAACGGGGATCCGCAACTACAAGTCATCAGCTTGGATGCTCAAATCCTGTATGCCCAAATCTTGATATAGGCCATGCACGTATTCAAGGACCGACTCATCATCAGCGCCATTCTTCACCTATGCAAAACAACCAACACTCAACTTCAGCCATCATTTCAATACTACACATAACAGGCTGGGCAGCTTGGTGTCAAGGTTTTCATTACCCGAATGGACAGAGAACCAACAGCATGACCAGGTACAAGCTCCCAGAATCTACCTTGGCGTACCTCACAAACATCCTCACAAGCAGTAATCTACAGAATATTTACCGATGTGTCATGTATCTAAGTGCAGTTTTAGAATAAATGAattaggccctgtttggatgCAAAACCTTTTTGGAGTTTTGGAAAATTACTATGGTTTTGCAAAATACTTTGGTTTTGAGAAACTATGAcatccaaacagggccttagcAAACTATCGTTTACCTGTCTGCAGCACTTCAGAAAGGCCGAAGGTGGCACGTTGCCAGGTGCAATTTGCAGTAGGATATTACCAGTAGCTTTAAATAGTGGCAAAACAAGCATGAACACTGCAACTGAAACAATACCCAGGCACAAAACTTCTGCGTTCTCAACCCTACAAGTAGTAGCAGAAAGTAAAAACAAAAGGAATTATATAGCCCAAAGTCATCATGATAAGTGGGAAGCACAGGAAAACTCTCAGATTAGATTTACCCCAATGAAAGAAACCAAGAAGCCAGTATCAAGCCTGCACTGCGAGAGAATTAACAAATGTCAATTAAGATGtggcaaggaaaaaaaataaaaaagttaaaaatattCAAGGGAAGAGGTCTAAAGATGGTCGTGTGTGCCTGTACCTCCGTATCGAATCTGCCAGAACATGCAAACAGACAGAGTGGTAATTCATATCCTCTGCATTCCTGTAAACTGGCATTAATAAACGAAAATGTGTAAATTGATCGGTCTGTTTATGTTCTAATGCTCATAGGAACAAGCACACATGGGCATTTGCACCAGAAGTGGCAAGATATAAATTACTTCCATACCTATGTTAACACGAGCATAGCTCCGAAAGAACCAGACGCCAAGTAAGTTAACCAAAAGGTTGGTGACAGCAGAAACAATGAGATAATGCCTGAAAGAAAGGGTTTTTTAGAAGATAAGAAAGCAGTtcctaaaaaagaaagagaaagtgTTAGCACGAACCCGCGGAAAGATATGGCACTTTTCACTAAGGAGCTTACACAGGACGACTGCTCATGCTGATAAACAGGACCAAATTAATCCATATCATACTAATACAATACACAGTTTGTGGTAACAGCAAGATGACCAGTTTACACTAGATTACCGGTATTCAGaagaaaacacatttaaaaatGAACAGAAACATGGAAAACAGTGGGATAGAGACAACAATGAAATAAATGGCACTTACTTGTGCTCCGATTCATCTTGCATAAATGCGTGCAATGCTTCGACAGCCAAAGAGAAACACAGGAACAACAGAAACAGCTGTCTACATAAAGAACCATATAGAGGTAATAAAAATGTTAGCACGAAAATGAAGGGCAGAAAGGGCGCAACCAAGTTAAAAGAAAGTAGAATACTCGAAACAGGCACATCATATGCGAGGCCATGAATAGACTGttctattttccttttggtCAATGGGAGTGACAGTGTGCCCCTACCGATGTATTACACATAATAAGCAAGCCAGGATGAAAACAATGGATGGCTTTTGTCACAAAATGGATGGTTAACTGTACTAGCATGTCTATTTGGTGTCTGTATGCATACAGGGAAGACAGTGGAAGTTAACACAAAACTGATTGACAAGGTAAGAGAACAGTTGCGGATACAACTTAAAGTTGGACTTGGTGCGGTGGTGCCTTTATAACGAGGACGGATTTTGTAGAACTGTATGCACATATCTGCCGATGATAGGTTTGGAAGCTTACAGCATTTGTAAAGGCAGCCAGGACCTCCAATCTCTTGTACCTGAAAGAAATCAGGTAAAAACAAGTCACCGAGTAAGAGTTGTAACTTGTACAAAGAGGAGCATAGATAGGCATTAGGCATGAGGAGGGTGACCCACCCATAGGTGTAGAGATTATCAGGCTTGGTTCGGGAGGCAGACATAGCAAACAATGAGAAAGTTAACAAGCCACATCCAAACGTCAAATGGAAAGCATCTGAAACTAAACCTGCAAAGCATGAATGGCAGCGGTCATCGCACTGAAAGTATTCTTCTTGCAGCAGCACAAATCAAGAATAAACGTCATTCATTCAAGGGCAGGTTGATTGGTGGGTTGGTTATactagatagatagatagatagatcacAGGCAGAGCGGAGTAGAAACCTACATAAATAAAGGAATAAATAAATACGTACCTACGCGTCCGGTGAATAGCCCGATGGCGAGCTCGGTGGCGGAGTAGGCGACGTtgagggcgaggaggagggccAGACGGCGCATGGGGCGGCTGCCGAGGTAGAGGAGCTTCTTGGGCTTGGGTGGCGGGGCGCCGAGTCCGAGTTGGGGGGGCATGGAGATGGAGGAGTCGGAGCGGGCGAGGCGCGGCGTGGCGGCGTTGGCGTTGGAGGAGACCAGGGAGAGCTGGCGGGAGAAGGCCAGTCGGCGGTCCCCGCTGCCGACGACGCCGTAGTTGGCGTTCCATGCTGCCTCCTTGGCCTTGGGGGTGTCCATGGCCATGGCCTGCGCGCGCGCCGATTCTcgacgtcgtcgtcgccgccgccaaaCGAGATCTGAATCGGTCCCCGCTGCAACTGCGAAGAAAGAGCGAGGTAGCTAGCTCTGGCCGTCCGATCCTAAATCTACAGCTCAGGAGGAGAGTCAGCGTGCCCTTCTTCGTCTTGCACCTACCTCCTTGctcccagcagcagcagcagcaggaggagcaACTGAATACACCACACGTCCACAGGCAAACTCAACCAAGTCATGAAAGCAGAGAATTCTTTGCTGTTCCCTACTGAGAAACTCAAATGCATAATAAAGTAAGTATGGGAATGTCGGTATGCTTGCAGCTGCAGCTCTCATCAGCTCACGACCTGTGAAGGCATCAGAAACAAGACACAAGCATCCATCACCAACCGTAATCCAGTAAGCACGAGGAAAACACCCTACTGATAAAACAAAAACAACTAATGGATTGCCACGTCCTCCATTCGGAACAACGAAAAACAACAACGCGCATACACCAGTAAGATTAAGATGGTTTCACATGCACAACACAAGGTAATATTCATCTGTCAAATTGCCATACATAGTGATTGCTGCACCAACTCAACACTCAACAGGCCCCACGCATATCCGTGCTTTACCTGAGACAACCAGCACGGCATATCAGAAAACTACTCACTACAAGTGACCTGAAAACAACCATGAGATGAGAATGCCAGATGAAAGAAACAGGACACCATCGGATTCAGCAATGACAACAGTTATGATAACAAATTCATCATCTCAGTTCTCCCTCCATATCTACCACTTGCAGCAGCATCTAAGCACCACAGGTTCTGCAGTATCATCGTAATAGATATAGAAGGAACAAGAAAATAAACTCAGAATGGCACAAGCTGTTTCCTGTCCCCAGGAAACATAGTACATCGTCAACACGAAGATTTACTGCTACGCAACATGTCAGTCTCCAAAACAAGTCCAGCCCATGCAGCATGGCTTCAATATGCCATTGACACGTATGAACAGTACCAACAACCACCCTTGAACTCCGTTGTCCATCTTCCATCAGTCAAAACTCAAGCCTGATCCCTTCACCATCATCATCCTCACCGACCTTCTTCTCCAGTGCTGAATCAGACATCTCTACATTGTGTTCGCCACTCTTCTCTGAACCAACAGCGCCCTTCTTCACACTGTGCTTCTTCTCTGAATCCACAACGCCCTTCTCTGCACTGTGCTTCTTCTCTGAATCCACAGCACCCTTCTCTGCATTGTTTTCTCCAATCTTCCCTGAGCCCACAACACCCCTCTCTGCATTGCTTTCTCCGCTCTTCTCTGATCCCGCATCAACCCTCTCCGCATTGTCCTCACTGCTATTCTCTGACCCCAAATCGACCCTCTCCGCATCATTCTCAGGAGGAGCTTCTTCAACAGCATTCTCACCACCGCCTCCAAAACCATCACTGAGTGAAAACCGTGCCTCAAGCGCCTCCAGACGACGCCTCATATCACCCACCTCCTGCTCCATCAAGAAGAGCCTCTCCTTTAGTGCCAGGTTCTCCTCCTCCAGGCGAGCCACATGAGCATCCTGGTCATACTCGTCGTCATCCTCAAACATGTAGCCCCCAGCATCCTCCCCTCTCGCGGGGTACACCATCTCAAAGCGGCTGAGGTCATGGTCAAGCCGGCGCTCCACCTCCACGTGCTCCTCAACGTCACTGCCGCTAGAATTTCCCTCGTCATCGTCATCAGACGCGTTGGGGTTGGCAGGCTGGGGGGAGCTGCGGAGGCGGATGAGGCCCTTCATTGAGCCGTATCCGTCGACGCCCCACTGTGCCTGAGCCATGTCAGCAAGGCCCTcacgggagggagagaggcgcGGGGTGGGGAGCACTGCGGGCGTGACAGGGCACGGGGACACGAGGGACGCAATGCCACCGGAGCGCTTGGCACGGATGATGAAGGAGGTGGTGTTGCGAGGCGCGGCGGCCTTGTTCCTGGGGAAGAAGTACTTGCGGTGGTGGTTTGGGTTGTTGTTCTGGTTGGGGTTGTGATTCTTGAACCAGCGGCGAGCTTTTGCGCGGTTCTGCACCTGAAGGTCGCCGAGGGCCGGGGGCTGGTAGCCGGCGGCGGAGTTGGGGTTCTTGCGTTTCCAGCCGCGGTTGGGGGCGAGCTGGGCGTTGGGCGGAGGGAGGAAGGACTGCGGCGGCGCGGAGGGGTCATCGGAGGGGGGaggcgcggcggcgggaggaggggcCCACATGGGAAACATCATCTGGCTCGGATCCATGGCTGGctcttctcctttctcctcctccgtcttcttcctcttcctctttctccGCTGCTGCTGCAAGGATTTGGAGGAGGAATTTCAGGGTTAGAGAGACGGATCGGATCTTTAGATGCAGTGCAGTATAGGAGCAGGATAGGAAGAATTGAGGGTCTGTGTGGTGATTTTGCGGCCGGAAATTTGATCGAATCGAaggatgggatgggatgggatgggatgggccACCGGTTCTTGCGAATCCCGCGGATTCGGAGACGAGAAATTATGGGAATCGAATTAACGCTCCGGGCCACTGATTCGATCAATTTCCGCACGCAAACCCTAACCCTGGCCCCACCCACGCGA
This genomic interval carries:
- the LOC133920830 gene encoding metal tolerance protein C2-like; translated protein: MAMDTPKAKEAAWNANYGVVGSGDRRLAFSRQLSLVSSNANAATPRLARSDSSISMPPQLGLGAPPPKPKKLLYLGSRPMRRLALLLALNVAYSATELAIGLFTGRVGLVSDAFHLTFGCGLLTFSLFAMSASRTKPDNLYTYGYKRLEVLAAFTNALFLLFLCFSLAVEALHAFMQDESEHKHYLIVSAVTNLLVNLLGVWFFRSYARVNIVYRNAEDMNYHSVCLHVLADSIRSAGLILASWFLSLGVENAEVLCLGIVSVAVFMLVLPLFKATGNILLQIAPGNVPPSAFLKCCRQITACEDVCEVRQGRFWELVPGHAVGSLSIRVKNGADDESVLEYVHGLYQDLGIQDLSIQADDL
- the LOC133920829 gene encoding uncharacterized protein LOC133920829, with amino-acid sequence MDPSQMMFPMWAPPPAAAPPPSDDPSAPPQSFLPPPNAQLAPNRGWKRKNPNSAAGYQPPALGDLQVQNRAKARRWFKNHNPNQNNNPNHHRKYFFPRNKAAAPRNTTSFIIRAKRSGGIASLVSPCPVTPAVLPTPRLSPSREGLADMAQAQWGVDGYGSMKGLIRLRSSPQPANPNASDDDDEGNSSGSDVEEHVEVERRLDHDLSRFEMVYPARGEDAGGYMFEDDDEYDQDAHVARLEEENLALKERLFLMEQEVGDMRRRLEALEARFSLSDGFGGGGENAVEEAPPENDAERVDLGSENSSEDNAERVDAGSEKSGESNAERGVVGSGKIGENNAEKGAVDSEKKHSAEKGVVDSEKKHSVKKGAVGSEKSGEHNVEMSDSALEKKVGEDDDGEGIRLEF